A stretch of the Vagococcus xieshaowenii genome encodes the following:
- the ndk gene encoding nucleoside-diphosphate kinase, with translation MTTKEQSLVMIKPDAVKRLLIGQIIQRFENKGLTISNIKMATLTPELVAEHYPHLVEKTFFHEISDFMTSGPSVFMIVEGDNVVEIIRTMIGVTNIVDAAPGTVRGDFGNAAVYHENVIHASDSVTSAQEEIKRFFN, from the coding sequence ATGACAACGAAAGAACAATCACTTGTAATGATCAAACCCGATGCAGTAAAACGTCTACTTATCGGACAAATCATTCAGCGCTTTGAAAATAAAGGACTAACCATCAGTAACATAAAAATGGCGACATTAACACCTGAATTAGTCGCTGAACATTACCCCCATTTGGTAGAAAAAACTTTTTTCCATGAAATCAGTGATTTCATGACATCTGGCCCTTCAGTTTTTATGATCGTTGAAGGTGATAACGTGGTAGAAATTATCCGTACCATGATTGGCGTTACTAATATTGTCGACGCTGCACCTGGTACCGTACGCGGTGACTTTGGCAATGCTGCTGTTTATCATGAAAATGTTATACATGCCTCTGATTCAGTGACATCGGCACAGGAAGAAATTAAACGGTTTTTTAACTAA
- a CDS encoding MurR/RpiR family transcriptional regulator, with protein MNDYIDLIIGANFEKLTEVEKIIAQYFLDQKPALGIQELSKKLNVSNSSITRFCKKIGLSNYKELVYLYKNSVSSVDKELVESSLGYINLNYGLIIKAACERLSISEIKKAAMLIQGSRIIHFWGLGYNAFAGEDFKFKFSRLGKVVNIIKDKQSINMAAHSVQSGDLVVISTLSGNSQSMIEAVNVLKTKKVNVVLITANNATELKDFATVVCVTSAMDKRDTGIISPQIPVLLTIDAIYSEILTMYHEDILKSWVKSEQILKEEKWMKDYE; from the coding sequence TTGAACGACTATATTGATTTAATCATTGGGGCTAATTTTGAGAAGTTAACGGAAGTAGAAAAAATAATTGCTCAATATTTTTTAGACCAAAAGCCTGCTTTGGGAATCCAAGAACTTTCAAAAAAATTAAATGTTTCTAATTCATCGATCACTCGCTTTTGTAAAAAAATTGGGCTGTCAAATTATAAAGAACTAGTTTATCTATATAAGAATTCTGTTTCCTCAGTTGATAAAGAATTAGTTGAGTCAAGTTTGGGATACATTAATTTAAATTACGGTTTAATTATTAAAGCTGCTTGTGAACGACTATCAATTTCTGAAATAAAAAAAGCTGCCATGTTAATTCAAGGGTCAAGAATTATTCATTTTTGGGGATTAGGTTATAATGCGTTTGCTGGAGAAGATTTTAAATTTAAATTTTCACGATTAGGTAAAGTTGTTAATATTATTAAAGATAAACAATCCATCAATATGGCGGCACATTCTGTTCAGAGTGGTGACTTAGTTGTTATTTCAACACTATCAGGCAATAGTCAGTCAATGATTGAAGCGGTGAATGTGTTGAAAACTAAGAAGGTCAATGTTGTGTTAATAACAGCAAATAACGCAACAGAGTTAAAAGATTTTGCAACGGTAGTTTGCGTAACAAGTGCCATGGACAAACGAGATACAGGGATAATATCACCTCAAATTCCTGTATTATTAACCATCGATGCTATATATTCAGAAATACTAACGATGTACCATGAAGATATTTTGAAATCTTGGGTAAAGTCTGAACAGATATTAAAAGAAGAGAAATGGATGAAAGATTATGAATAA
- a CDS encoding glycoside hydrolase family 125 protein has product MNKELEITLGKLKQKVKTIVKDDKLSQVFNQCIDNTLETTVKITDEGDTFVITGDIPAMWLRDSSAQLKPYLFLAKESSEIRQIITGLIKRQMKCILIDPYANAFNEEDNGHCYHQDETEMTGWIWERKYEVDSLCYPIELAYLLWKETGQTSHFDQAFFNASKLIIETFKVEQHHEHSPYHFERFGERPEDTLTNNGLGEPVGYTGMTWSGFRPSDDSCRYNYLIPANMFAVVVLKYLNEIMLTIYQDAITAEEAACLANEIDLGIQTYGIVTHEGKRVYAYEVDGLGNYVLMDDANVPSLLAAPYLGYCDIDDECYLATRDLILSTDNPYFYQGEFLEGVGSFHTPPNYVWPIALSIQGLTSTNYDEKIRLLDMMANNDGGTNYMHEGVYVDDPSQYTREWFSWANMMYCALLLDTFPEVVS; this is encoded by the coding sequence ATGAATAAAGAATTAGAGATAACTCTGGGTAAACTAAAACAAAAAGTTAAAACTATTGTAAAAGATGATAAGCTAAGTCAAGTCTTTAATCAATGTATTGATAATACATTAGAAACAACTGTAAAAATTACAGATGAAGGGGATACCTTTGTTATTACAGGGGATATTCCAGCTATGTGGTTACGAGATTCTTCTGCACAATTAAAACCATATTTATTTTTAGCTAAAGAAAGTTCAGAAATTAGACAGATAATAACAGGTCTAATTAAGCGTCAAATGAAGTGTATATTGATTGATCCTTACGCAAATGCTTTTAATGAAGAAGATAATGGACATTGCTATCATCAAGATGAAACGGAAATGACGGGGTGGATTTGGGAACGTAAGTATGAAGTTGACTCATTGTGCTACCCCATTGAATTAGCATACTTGCTATGGAAAGAAACAGGACAAACATCCCATTTTGATCAAGCCTTTTTTAATGCATCAAAATTAATAATAGAAACATTTAAAGTTGAACAACACCATGAACATTCGCCATATCATTTTGAAAGATTTGGTGAGCGTCCAGAAGATACGTTGACTAATAACGGGCTAGGAGAACCGGTTGGTTACACAGGTATGACATGGTCTGGTTTTAGACCGAGTGATGATAGTTGTCGATATAATTATTTGATACCTGCTAATATGTTTGCTGTAGTTGTTTTGAAATATTTAAACGAAATAATGTTAACTATTTATCAAGATGCTATCACAGCAGAAGAAGCGGCATGTCTTGCCAATGAAATAGACTTAGGTATTCAAACATATGGCATTGTAACACACGAAGGAAAACGTGTGTATGCATATGAAGTAGACGGCTTAGGAAACTATGTGTTGATGGATGATGCTAATGTCCCAAGTTTATTAGCGGCACCTTATTTAGGTTACTGTGACATAGACGACGAATGTTATTTAGCAACACGTGATTTAATTTTATCAACAGATAACCCTTATTTTTATCAAGGTGAGTTTTTGGAAGGAGTAGGGAGTTTCCATACACCGCCTAATTATGTGTGGCCGATTGCACTGTCAATTCAAGGATTAACAAGTACTAATTATGATGAAAAAATAAGATTATTAGACATGATGGCTAATAATGATGGTGGTACCAATTATATGCATGAAGGTGTATATGTAGATGATCCATCTCAATATACAAGAGAATGGTTCTCATGGGCAAATATGATGTACTGTGCACTGCTTTTAGATACTTTTCCTGAAGTGGTAAGTTAA
- a CDS encoding glycoside hydrolase family 38 C-terminal domain-containing protein yields MKKIHIVAHTHWDREWYFSDNEAFVQFSYHMDEVIYALDNNELDYYYLDGQLSIVEDYLKIFPNKKEKIKELVEAKKLFIGPWYTQMDEFVVAGESVVKNLQIGMLLSEELGGYTSLGYLPDSFGQGKDMPKIYQGFDIDHAVFWRGMPSEITNNREFFWEAEDGSKVLTINIRNGYYAGVALVEGDRFLQKSTLDLVSEDTISEIVTLPVGGDQRAVDRQLKEIIHQANQELGEEYELVESNYPHIFKLLEKSKEKLPTVSGEFISGSVSKIHRSIYSSRYDLKKINDTIENRLIFELQPLAAMADEMGIPYKTELIDYIWKLLLKNHAHDSIGGCNTDKTNQMIMARYQEADQLSYSNVDYLVRKISESLTSTRENDIVLFNTMPYQRTEPFTFKISSKSKAISLVDNEDNIVPFEVLNVEKVYAGEIRRSEKDYQEDLYYYIYTVAIDYSLAAFNYQILHVNEQENVLEPSVIGNNESIMIENDYYKVSFVEGAFDITSKYNQKVYKNCLYVEESGDEGDTYDYSPAYHDMILNLSFSDAKATVQEGVIHSTIWIEGTWQVPQSLSSRKNGLIDQSINYKLEVSVKKATNRIELKLVINNQADDHRMRLVFASDIASEFSYADTLFGTIERLNVDPHINDWQELGWKEEPTEIYPMIHFANIHDEMASVSMLSKGIKEYQVCDNKLFMTLFRGVGYLGRPELLRRPGDASGNQFRYIPTPDSQLHGELVMEVALVIEENYQPASIQKNYQMYSVETPYYQLQEINRFTNPIKYFQSNKVDHLEALTNYLDLATSSLVFSSLELSRDGEWLEIRLNNPSLTDSIIETIQLSDQFEVKWINLYGKSIKQLGVIKSIEVQMKPGEIKTFAIKRKKRGIK; encoded by the coding sequence ATGAAAAAAATACATATTGTAGCACATACCCACTGGGATAGAGAGTGGTATTTTAGCGATAATGAAGCGTTCGTTCAATTTTCGTACCATATGGATGAAGTGATTTATGCGTTAGATAATAATGAATTAGATTATTATTATCTTGATGGTCAATTGAGTATTGTTGAAGATTATTTGAAAATATTTCCTAATAAAAAAGAAAAAATAAAAGAATTAGTTGAAGCAAAAAAATTATTTATCGGTCCATGGTATACCCAAATGGATGAATTTGTTGTTGCGGGTGAGTCTGTAGTTAAGAATTTACAGATTGGAATGTTGTTATCTGAAGAATTAGGTGGTTATACGTCTTTAGGTTATTTACCAGATTCGTTTGGTCAAGGCAAGGATATGCCTAAAATTTATCAAGGATTTGATATTGATCATGCAGTTTTTTGGAGAGGAATGCCTAGTGAAATTACTAATAATCGCGAATTTTTCTGGGAAGCAGAGGATGGGTCGAAAGTATTAACTATTAATATTCGTAATGGTTACTACGCGGGAGTAGCATTAGTAGAAGGAGACCGATTCTTACAAAAAAGCACTCTAGATTTAGTTTCAGAAGATACTATTTCTGAAATAGTAACACTACCTGTTGGCGGTGATCAGCGAGCAGTTGATCGCCAATTAAAAGAAATCATTCATCAAGCAAATCAAGAATTAGGTGAAGAATATGAACTAGTTGAAAGTAATTATCCTCATATTTTTAAGTTATTGGAAAAATCTAAAGAGAAGCTTCCTACCGTATCAGGTGAGTTTATAAGTGGTAGTGTCTCAAAAATCCATCGTTCAATATACTCTTCACGTTATGATTTGAAAAAGATAAATGATACGATTGAAAATCGTTTAATTTTTGAATTGCAACCTTTAGCGGCAATGGCTGATGAAATGGGAATACCATATAAGACAGAGTTGATTGACTATATTTGGAAGTTATTACTGAAAAATCATGCCCACGATAGTATTGGTGGTTGTAATACAGATAAGACAAATCAAATGATAATGGCTCGTTATCAAGAAGCAGATCAATTATCTTATTCGAACGTTGATTATTTAGTACGCAAGATTTCTGAATCGTTAACTAGTACTAGAGAAAATGATATTGTACTGTTTAATACTATGCCGTATCAGCGAACTGAACCATTTACCTTCAAAATAAGTAGCAAATCTAAAGCTATCTCATTGGTGGATAATGAGGATAATATTGTCCCATTTGAGGTATTAAATGTTGAAAAAGTCTATGCTGGAGAGATTAGACGTTCAGAAAAAGACTATCAAGAGGATCTTTATTACTATATTTATACTGTAGCTATTGATTATTCGTTGGCAGCATTTAATTATCAAATTTTACACGTCAATGAACAAGAAAATGTGTTGGAACCGTCAGTTATCGGTAATAATGAGTCTATCATGATTGAAAACGATTATTACAAAGTTTCGTTTGTAGAGGGTGCGTTTGATATAACCTCTAAATATAATCAAAAAGTATATAAAAATTGTTTGTATGTAGAAGAATCTGGTGATGAGGGAGATACGTATGATTATTCTCCTGCTTATCATGATATGATTTTGAATTTAAGTTTTAGTGACGCAAAAGCCACAGTACAAGAAGGGGTTATTCATTCAACTATTTGGATAGAAGGAACTTGGCAAGTACCTCAAAGTTTAAGCTCTCGAAAAAATGGTTTAATAGACCAATCAATAAATTATAAACTAGAAGTGAGCGTAAAAAAAGCAACTAATCGTATCGAATTGAAGTTAGTGATAAATAATCAAGCAGATGATCATCGTATGCGCTTGGTTTTTGCTTCAGATATTGCTTCAGAGTTTAGTTATGCCGATACACTATTTGGAACAATTGAGAGACTAAACGTTGATCCACATATTAATGATTGGCAAGAGCTAGGTTGGAAGGAAGAACCAACTGAAATTTATCCAATGATTCACTTTGCTAATATTCATGATGAAATGGCTAGTGTGTCAATGTTAAGTAAAGGTATTAAAGAATATCAAGTATGTGATAATAAATTGTTTATGACATTGTTCAGAGGCGTTGGATACTTAGGTAGACCAGAATTATTAAGAAGACCTGGTGATGCTTCGGGTAATCAATTCCGCTACATTCCTACACCGGATAGCCAATTACATGGTGAATTAGTAATGGAGGTAGCTTTAGTGATTGAAGAAAATTATCAACCAGCATCTATTCAAAAAAACTATCAAATGTATTCAGTAGAAACACCTTATTATCAATTACAAGAAATCAATCGTTTTACAAATCCGATTAAGTACTTCCAATCAAATAAAGTAGATCATCTAGAAGCTTTAACTAATTACCTTGATCTTGCAACTTCAAGTTTAGTGTTTAGTTCATTAGAATTATCTAGAGATGGTGAATGGTTAGAGATTCGTTTAAATAATCCATCATTGACTGATTCAATAATCGAAACTATTCAATTATCAGATCAATTCGAAGTCAAATGGATTAACTTATACGGAAAATCTATCAAACAATTGGGTGTTATAAAGTCTATTGAAGTTCAGATGAAACCAGGAGAAATTAAAACCTTTGCGATTAAGAGAAAGAAAAGAGGAATCAAGTAA
- a CDS encoding fructose-1,6-bisphosphatase, whose amino-acid sequence MKKYYQLLKKNFKEKESVLTEIINLEAISNLPKGTEHFVSDIHGEYGSFDHVMRTGSGSIREKVKEVFLDHPLNQIDELCELIYYPERTIVKQISKRNTQEINNWYISNLLTLLPIVKKTGQKYTRSKVRKALSPQFSYIIEELLNEIDNLEAKQAYFDAIIMKLIELEQMDDLMISLCYTIQRLSVDHLHVVGDIYDRGPKPDDIMDTLMAHHSVDIQWGNHDIIWLATLAGSPQAMINVIRICARYGNLSIIEDSYGINIRPLIDFATAHYPPTRNFAPHLDDKTLPELAKEQANSVQQACAIIQFKLEEQLIQRRPEFLMNERQMLSNIDFTQKTIRINNQTYPLEHFNPITIDKNLPTQLTQQEDQLTRILLKNFQHSDRLRKHMNFLIEKGSMYLCYNDNLLYHGCIPLHSNGDFKSLHIEEKNYFGKALLDYYEKHVRFSYQHPDCSDDLSTDLLWYLWTGECSSLFGKKAMTTFERYYLTDKQTHKEEKNPYYELREREEICQRILKEFNLSTEGHIINGHTPVKEKTGESPIKANGKMLVIDGGYAKGYQKTTGVAGYTLLSNSYGIQIATHHPFSSIDDALTHQECYLSIRRLVETVDQRKTVKSTTIGKKIQEEINDLMYIFNHFEEL is encoded by the coding sequence TTGAAAAAATATTACCAACTACTCAAAAAAAATTTCAAAGAAAAAGAAAGCGTTTTAACAGAAATTATTAATCTAGAAGCAATTTCAAACCTCCCTAAAGGAACCGAACACTTTGTTAGTGACATCCATGGTGAGTACGGATCATTTGATCATGTAATGCGAACCGGTTCAGGAAGTATCCGAGAGAAGGTAAAAGAAGTTTTTCTCGATCATCCTCTTAACCAAATCGATGAATTGTGTGAATTAATCTACTATCCCGAACGAACAATCGTTAAACAAATAAGTAAGCGTAACACTCAAGAAATAAACAATTGGTATATATCAAATCTATTGACATTATTACCTATCGTCAAAAAAACTGGGCAAAAATATACTCGCTCCAAAGTAAGAAAAGCCTTATCCCCTCAATTTAGTTATATCATTGAAGAGTTATTAAATGAAATTGACAATTTGGAAGCAAAACAAGCTTACTTTGATGCGATTATTATGAAGTTAATCGAGCTAGAACAAATGGATGACTTAATGATTTCACTCTGTTATACCATCCAACGTCTAAGCGTAGATCACCTTCATGTAGTAGGAGATATTTATGATCGAGGTCCCAAACCAGATGATATTATGGACACACTGATGGCTCATCATTCGGTCGATATCCAGTGGGGAAATCATGACATAATTTGGCTTGCAACTCTTGCAGGGTCGCCACAAGCGATGATAAACGTTATTCGTATTTGCGCACGTTACGGTAATCTATCGATTATTGAAGACAGCTATGGTATCAACATTCGACCACTTATTGATTTTGCAACAGCTCATTATCCACCTACACGCAATTTTGCTCCTCACCTAGATGATAAAACATTGCCTGAACTGGCTAAAGAACAAGCCAACTCTGTTCAGCAAGCCTGTGCAATTATCCAGTTTAAGTTAGAAGAACAATTAATCCAGCGCCGACCAGAATTTTTAATGAACGAACGTCAAATGTTATCCAACATTGATTTCACTCAGAAAACTATTCGTATAAATAATCAAACTTATCCGTTAGAACATTTTAATCCGATTACTATCGATAAAAATCTCCCTACACAATTGACTCAGCAAGAAGACCAACTTACTCGGATATTACTAAAAAATTTTCAACATTCTGATAGATTAAGAAAACATATGAATTTTTTAATAGAAAAAGGTTCGATGTATTTATGTTATAACGATAATTTACTTTATCATGGTTGTATTCCACTTCATTCAAACGGAGACTTTAAATCCTTGCATATAGAAGAAAAAAATTATTTTGGGAAAGCGTTATTAGACTACTACGAAAAACATGTGCGTTTTTCTTACCAACATCCCGATTGTTCAGATGACTTGTCAACCGACTTATTATGGTATCTTTGGACAGGCGAATGTTCATCTTTATTTGGAAAAAAAGCTATGACGACTTTCGAACGCTATTATTTGACAGATAAACAAACACATAAAGAAGAAAAAAATCCGTACTATGAGTTAAGAGAACGTGAAGAGATATGCCAACGTATATTGAAAGAATTCAACTTATCTACCGAGGGACATATCATTAATGGGCACACACCGGTTAAAGAAAAAACGGGAGAAAGTCCAATTAAAGCCAATGGCAAAATGTTAGTAATTGATGGCGGTTATGCTAAAGGGTATCAAAAAACAACCGGTGTCGCTGGATATACCCTTCTTTCAAACAGCTACGGCATTCAAATTGCCACACATCATCCTTTTTCAAGTATTGACGATGCGCTGACACATCAAGAATGCTACTTATCTATCAGGCGACTTGTTGAAACCGTTGATCAAAGAAAAACGGTTAAATCAACTACTATAGGAAAAAAAATACAAGAAGAAATCAATGATTTGATGTATATCTTTAACCATTTTGAAGAATTATAA
- a CDS encoding PTS sugar transporter subunit IIC, with the protein MKINAEKFQEPLLKIAQKVDNNNVLQAIKNAFVSSIPFTVVGSFSNLIRMQIDAFFGDTGWGQVVSKLFSNINQATLGMVALLIVYSTAYNYAKVIQQKEPEANINPLLATLLAFAAYFVMVPNNVNFSDSSADVIQGFANNFFGYEGMFTGLIVGLIAVYLYSILAKKKIAIRLPGNVPPNVFDSFFSLIPVSIVLMVFSIIRVIIEAFDFNSLMSLISQFFVQPLTSVGTGLPAIIVVILLQQVLWFLGLHGFNIVWGVVSALWLPIFLENVAKFAETQSFVDISIAPNTMTNVYAMIGGSGSTFGLILAILLFTPKHYTGKEVAKLSFIPGLFGINEPIIFGFPIVLNPIMFIPFVFVPVINAVIAYVVTKIGWVVPLVVLNSGNEPIFISTWILGAFKLSPVVLTAVLVVLDTLLYAPFVRMNMKAQEESLIS; encoded by the coding sequence ATGAAAATCAATGCCGAAAAATTTCAAGAACCGTTATTAAAAATTGCTCAAAAAGTTGATAATAATAATGTGTTACAAGCTATTAAAAATGCTTTTGTAAGCAGTATTCCGTTTACTGTAGTAGGGTCTTTTTCAAATTTAATCCGTATGCAGATTGATGCATTTTTTGGTGATACAGGATGGGGCCAAGTAGTATCTAAATTATTCAGTAATATTAATCAAGCGACATTAGGAATGGTAGCGTTATTGATTGTATATTCTACAGCATATAATTACGCTAAAGTAATTCAACAAAAAGAACCAGAAGCAAATATTAATCCATTGTTAGCAACATTATTAGCTTTTGCCGCGTACTTTGTAATGGTTCCTAATAACGTGAATTTTAGTGATAGTTCTGCGGATGTTATTCAAGGCTTTGCCAATAATTTCTTTGGATATGAAGGCATGTTTACTGGTTTAATTGTTGGTTTAATTGCAGTTTATTTGTATTCAATTTTAGCAAAGAAAAAAATTGCTATCCGTTTGCCTGGTAATGTACCGCCAAATGTTTTTGATTCATTTTTCTCATTAATTCCAGTATCAATTGTTTTAATGGTCTTTTCAATTATTCGTGTAATCATTGAAGCATTTGATTTTAATTCATTAATGTCACTTATTAGTCAGTTCTTTGTTCAACCATTAACCAGTGTTGGTACAGGCTTGCCAGCAATTATTGTTGTTATTCTGTTGCAACAAGTTTTATGGTTCTTAGGATTACATGGATTTAATATTGTATGGGGTGTGGTATCTGCCCTTTGGTTACCAATTTTCTTAGAAAATGTTGCAAAGTTTGCCGAGACACAAAGCTTTGTAGATATTTCTATTGCCCCTAATACAATGACGAATGTTTATGCGATGATTGGGGGATCTGGATCAACATTTGGTTTAATTTTAGCGATATTATTATTTACACCTAAGCATTACACAGGTAAGGAAGTCGCGAAGTTATCATTTATTCCAGGCTTATTCGGAATTAATGAACCAATTATTTTTGGTTTTCCAATCGTACTAAACCCAATTATGTTTATTCCGTTTGTTTTTGTTCCAGTTATTAATGCTGTGATTGCTTATGTTGTTACGAAAATTGGCTGGGTAGTTCCACTAGTAGTTCTTAACTCAGGTAATGAGCCAATATTCATTAGTACATGGATTTTAGGTGCCTTTAAACTTAGTCCAGTCGTTTTAACCGCTGTATTGGTAGTTTTAGATACGTTATTATATGCGCCGTTTGTTCGAATGAATATGAAGGCACAAGAAGAGTCTCTAATCTCATAA
- the asnB gene encoding asparagine synthase (glutamine-hydrolyzing) → MCGFTSIIHFNSTRLHDYETEIKLMNETIVHRGPNSEGYFSNQAVHFGFRRLSILDINGGSQPMSFDNGKYTIIFNGEIYNEDKYREQLEAEGVLFNTTTDTEVILALYKKYKYQTAEKLRGMFAFMIWDNEEGSVYGARDHFGIKPMYYREAKGTFYFASENKALEAVMSKRELCHESLQHYLTFQYVLGENCLTKGIHSVNPGTQFTITADKGLVFERYYNPTFKPVNIEEQVLANQITDALYESVQSHMRADVTVGSFLSGGVDSSIIVSLANQMTDDLETFSVGFEREGYSEIEVAKETADKLGVKNFSRIITPQDFMNEFDDYVWYMDDPLADPAAVAQYFLAQEAAKRCTVSLSGEGADELFGGYLIYHEPISLAGFDKFSPGMKKVIRSVAKKMPKNMKGRGFLLRGSTPLEERFVGNANIYKEEEKREFLKTFKEGQSYMDLTGPLYAETTNLDATTRMQDIDMHTWLVDDLLHNADRTTMASSLELRTPFVDKEVFKVAAQIPTELKFKNGTSKYLLRKAAESFVPEHVLYREKLGFPVPIRFWLKDELYQWAHQIFSDSKATHIIDKDYTLNMLEAHRKGQDDYSRKIWTLLTFIRWYELHLLN, encoded by the coding sequence ATGAAACGATTGTACATCGTGGACCGAATAGTGAAGGTTATTTTTCTAATCAAGCGGTTCACTTTGGTTTCCGCCGATTAAGTATTTTAGATATAAATGGTGGCTCTCAGCCAATGAGTTTTGATAATGGAAAATATACTATTATTTTTAATGGGGAAATATATAATGAAGATAAGTATCGTGAACAGCTAGAAGCTGAAGGCGTGCTATTTAATACGACAACGGATACTGAGGTAATTTTGGCATTGTATAAAAAATATAAATATCAAACGGCAGAGAAGTTGCGTGGTATGTTTGCCTTTATGATTTGGGACAATGAAGAAGGAAGTGTTTATGGAGCACGTGATCACTTTGGGATTAAGCCAATGTATTATCGTGAAGCTAAAGGAACATTTTATTTTGCTTCGGAAAATAAAGCGTTAGAAGCAGTAATGAGTAAACGAGAATTATGTCATGAAAGTTTACAGCATTATCTAACTTTTCAATATGTATTAGGTGAAAATTGTTTAACTAAAGGGATTCATTCAGTTAATCCCGGAACACAATTTACAATTACAGCTGATAAGGGCTTAGTTTTTGAAAGATATTATAATCCAACCTTTAAACCTGTAAATATCGAGGAACAAGTTTTAGCTAACCAAATTACAGATGCATTATATGAGAGTGTTCAGAGTCATATGAGAGCCGATGTGACAGTCGGTTCATTCCTTTCAGGTGGTGTGGATTCTTCAATTATTGTATCGTTAGCTAACCAAATGACAGATGATTTAGAAACATTCTCGGTAGGATTTGAACGAGAAGGCTATAGTGAAATTGAGGTAGCTAAAGAAACAGCGGACAAGCTAGGTGTTAAAAATTTTAGTCGTATTATTACACCACAAGATTTTATGAATGAATTTGATGATTATGTATGGTATATGGATGATCCATTGGCTGATCCAGCAGCGGTTGCTCAATACTTCTTAGCCCAAGAAGCTGCAAAACGTTGTACTGTATCATTATCAGGAGAAGGAGCTGATGAATTATTTGGTGGTTATCTAATTTATCATGAGCCAATTTCGTTAGCTGGATTTGATAAATTTTCTCCAGGGATGAAAAAAGTTATTCGATCAGTTGCTAAAAAAATGCCTAAAAACATGAAGGGACGTGGCTTCTTATTAAGAGGATCTACACCGTTAGAGGAACGCTTTGTTGGTAATGCTAATATTTATAAAGAAGAAGAAAAACGTGAATTTTTGAAAACATTTAAAGAAGGACAAAGTTATATGGATTTAACAGGTCCGTTATATGCAGAAACAACTAATTTAGACGCAACAACGCGTATGCAAGATATTGATATGCACACTTGGTTAGTCGATGATTTATTACACAATGCCGATCGTACAACAATGGCTTCAAGCTTGGAATTACGTACACCATTTGTTGACAAAGAGGTCTTTAAAGTAGCGGCTCAAATTCCTACTGAATTAAAATTTAAAAATGGTACAAGTAAGTACTTATTGCGTAAAGCAGCTGAATCTTTTGTACCTGAACATGTTTTGTATCGTGAAAAATTAGGTTTCCCAGTACCTATTAGATTCTGGTTGAAAGACGAGTTGTATCAATGGGCACACCAAATTTTTTCAGATTCTAAAGCAACACATATTATTGATAAAGATTACACCTTGAATATGTTAGAAGCACATCGTAAAGGACAAGACGACTATTCTCGTAAAATTTGGACGTTGTTAACCTTTATACGTTGGTATGAATTGCATTTGTTAAATTAG